The window CGGCAGGGTCTTCAGGATTAGCACTTTGCTTTTGCACTTCCGAGACTACCCGCTGACCTTGCACTTCCAGCTGTTGAAGGCGGCTGTCGACTTGGTTAATTTGGTTTTGCAGTTGTTTTTGGGCTTCCTCTTTCCACAGAGGCGTCACGATCGCCTTAATGGTGATATTCCGCTTGAGCTGGAGTTGAGAACCATCCATAGACTTTAAGTGTGTTGGAAACTCTAAACGCACTAACTAAAAAATCGGCATGAGATACGCCCGCTAGCAAACTATACCCTTGAATCGTCAAAAGTTCACAAGCCAGGGCCAACTGCTAGGCAAACATTCCGTCAATCATATCGCGATACCGTTCCCGAACTACGGGTCGGCGCACCTTCAGAGTTTGGGTCATCATGCCATTTTCGATAGAAAACGGGTCTAGGATGAGACGGAAGGGGCCAACCCGATCATCGGGCCGATACCCGGGTCGATCTTTGACCTGTTCATTTAACTCAGTGCGGAATAGTTTTTGGACCCGATCGTCTTCAAGGGAGAGGGGTTGATGGCCGGTGGGCAAAGTGTAGGCTTCCCCTGGCACCTCTAGGTAGAGTGACTGGCTGCTCGCCCACTGCTGCAGGGCATCAAAGTTAGGGACAATCAGCGCCCCCAGCGATCGCTGATCTTGCCCTACCACCATGATTTGGTCAATATAAGGGCTCCGCACACAGGCATCTTCAATAGGCTGTGGTTCAATGTTTTCCCCATTTAAGAGGACGATGGTATCCTTAGCTCGCCCCGTCAGCACAATATTGTTGTCGTGGGTAAGCAAGCCCAAATCTCCGGTATCAAACCAGCCCTCTGGGTCAATGGCCTTTTGAGTCGCTTCTGGATTTTTGTAATAGCCTGGCATCACCTGAGGGCCACGGGCTAACACTAAGCCCCGTTGCCCCAGCGGTAAGGATGCCCGAGTCTCAGGATCGACCACTTTGAATTCTGTATAGGGGATAGGCTGCCCTGCGGCCCCTCTGAGGTTGCGCCAAGGGCGACGGGCAGACAAGACAGGGGATGTTTCTGTCAGACCATAGCCGACTAAAATCTGGACATCAATAATCTCAAAGAAAAGGTCGATATGACGAGGCAGCGCGCCGCCGCCGCTAATGAGCTGTTTTACTTGCCCCCCCGTTGCTTCTCGCACTTTGCCATAAACGAGTTTGCCCCCCAGCAGGTGCCCCGGCCAAAAGACGACAGACAAAAGGCGAGCACCGAGTTGCTGTAGGGCATTGGTATTGGGGGATTCCAGGCTCAGATCATTCGCGATGCGGCAGTTTTCAATGTACTTTTGACTGCAAGCGAGCAGCGTATTGATCAGCCGCTGCTTACTGGCGGGCTGCTCCCGAAACTGCTTTTGCACCCCTTCATAGATTGAATCCCAGAGCCGAGGAACCCCAACCATATACTGGGGCTTGACCTGTTTGAAGTCGGCTTTGATGTTGCGAATGTTGGTATAGGTTTGGGTGCAGCCTTGTGAATAGAGAAAATATTCGGCAGTGCGGCCAAAAGTATGCCAGGTAGGCAGTAGCCCTAACACGCGATCGCCCGCTGCTGGCTGTACAACTGCACCCAGGGTATTGATCTGGTGCAACAGGTTGGCGTGGGTGATCATGACGCCTTTGGGCCTACCCGTCGTGCCAGAGGTGTAGAGCAGCGTTGCCAGGCTATCTGATTCAACAGCTACAGGGCTCCAAGGATGTTGCTCGCCCTGGGCTAACACCTGACGATAATTCAGAATTTTGTGCCCAGTGTCTTCAGGCACTGCATCATCAGAAAGCAACACCGTGAACTGGATGGGCAAGCCTTGAATGCGATCTCGCAACCGTTGCCACAGCTTTACATCTTGCAAAATCAGGATGGTGCTGTCGCTGTGCTCGGCAATGTAGCGGAGTTCTTCGGGGTCTGCTTGGGCGCTACGGACAGCGTCAATGCCCCCCGCTGCCATGATGCCCTGATCCGCAATCAGCCAACGGTGGCTGTTATCCGCAAAAAGCGCCACATGGGTCTGGGGTGACATACCCAGGCTCTGTAACCCGGCGGCAAATTGGCGAATATTGTTCCAAAGGTCTTGATAGGTTAGCTGAGCGCTTGGGTGGTTGTGAGGGTCATCAAGGGCTAGTTGATGACCGTATCGTTCTGCTGCGATCGGCCAAATCTCTGACAGGGAGCGGACTTGGCTATAGTCTCGCAGCGCATTAATACCAGCGCGATTACGCTGCTCAAGCGTTTTAAGAATGTGGGGCGCAAACTGACTCATGGTGGGCAGCTCACAACTAGGGTTGCCTGGGGTCAATCGTACCGCAGGTTTCCATAAAGCCTATCGAGATCTTGTTGATGTCATGTATTGATCAGGGACACAATAGAAAGTGACTGAAATCGCTTATTGTGCTGGCAACAGTCAGCGCAGCGGGCAAGGAATGCTCAGCACAGCGTTTCTGAATTGAAGCGGTGGTTGGGGATTCTTTGCCCGTTTCCTACGAAAAGTAACGTAAACAAAAGCCAGCAAGCCGCAATCATCGCGCCTTTTGCAGGTGGCAGTTTTTCACGATTTTGGATGTTTGGAGCATAAAACCGATGCCTAAAGCTGTGTGGAATGGGGTTGTCCTGGCGGAGAGCGATCGCTGTGAGGTGGTAGAAGGCAACCAGTACTTTCCACCTGATTCCTTAAATCGTCAGTACTTTAAGGCCAGTGATAAGAAAACCATGTGTCCCTGGAAAGGCACTGCTAGCTACTACACCCTAGAGGTTGATGGCCAGACGAATCCTGATGCCGCCTGGACCTATCCCGACCCCAAGCCTGCCGCTAGCAATATTGCCGGTTACGTTGCCTTCTGGCGAGGCGTGACGGTGGAAAGCTAATCCTTAGCGTGTCGAGGGATGTCTAGCGGCTAGGAAGCTGGGCCACTTCTAGACGAGAAGACATGAGCCGATCCATCCAGGACGCTAAGAAGGCTTGGTTTTCGGCCTTTTCTTGTGGATCAGACGTGTTGGGGGCGTGGGGTAAGAGCCCCTGGAGTGCTGCTGACGTTACACAAAACATCGATTTTTGAAAGCTCTGGGTGATTTGCACCCGCACATCATCCTCCCCCCGAATCCCCTGTCGGTAGTAGTTTGCCAGATACTCTGGAATAAAGTGGCGCATGTCTTGCATCAGCAGGGTAGGTGGGATGCCAGCCCCTCCGACGGGTAAGGGATCGGCATAGAGGGCGCCATAGGCAAAACGGCTCTGTTCTGGGGAGATTTGCTGCGCCTGGGCATTGTATGAAACCGTGCCCAAAAACGGGGTACCTCGAAAGAAAATGGCTTCCACATAGGGAACTGCCACATCCATTAAAAAGGCCAACCCAGCTGATTTAGGAATCAGGTCATATTGTTTGTTGTCAATGGTGACGCTGTAAGTAATGGGGTTACCCGCAGCCGCAACCAGACCCGCTTTAATGTGAGCCACGACCTCAGGAATAGCCTGAATCTTTCCCTGGTCATATTGATCAGACAGGGTGAGGAAAATGTCGCTCATGACTGTCCAAAATTGCCCCAGAGCACTGTAATAGGCTGACTGACGCAC is drawn from Leptolyngbya sp. SIO1E4 and contains these coding sequences:
- a CDS encoding long-chain fatty acid--CoA ligase; amino-acid sequence: MSQFAPHILKTLEQRNRAGINALRDYSQVRSLSEIWPIAAERYGHQLALDDPHNHPSAQLTYQDLWNNIRQFAAGLQSLGMSPQTHVALFADNSHRWLIADQGIMAAGGIDAVRSAQADPEELRYIAEHSDSTILILQDVKLWQRLRDRIQGLPIQFTVLLSDDAVPEDTGHKILNYRQVLAQGEQHPWSPVAVESDSLATLLYTSGTTGRPKGVMITHANLLHQINTLGAVVQPAAGDRVLGLLPTWHTFGRTAEYFLYSQGCTQTYTNIRNIKADFKQVKPQYMVGVPRLWDSIYEGVQKQFREQPASKQRLINTLLACSQKYIENCRIANDLSLESPNTNALQQLGARLLSVVFWPGHLLGGKLVYGKVREATGGQVKQLISGGGALPRHIDLFFEIIDVQILVGYGLTETSPVLSARRPWRNLRGAAGQPIPYTEFKVVDPETRASLPLGQRGLVLARGPQVMPGYYKNPEATQKAIDPEGWFDTGDLGLLTHDNNIVLTGRAKDTIVLLNGENIEPQPIEDACVRSPYIDQIMVVGQDQRSLGALIVPNFDALQQWASSQSLYLEVPGEAYTLPTGHQPLSLEDDRVQKLFRTELNEQVKDRPGYRPDDRVGPFRLILDPFSIENGMMTQTLKVRRPVVRERYRDMIDGMFA
- a CDS encoding DUF427 domain-containing protein — translated: MPKAVWNGVVLAESDRCEVVEGNQYFPPDSLNRQYFKASDKKTMCPWKGTASYYTLEVDGQTNPDAAWTYPDPKPAASNIAGYVAFWRGVTVES
- a CDS encoding CO2 hydration protein, coding for MTNTLTQTSKSDHPLQPFIERLLRAEALLPDNKTNLIEVVGILKSYGVVLDAYAKNLIYIADEQFLVLFPFFKYFNGKVSLNKLLKHWWHDRINYEYAEYCMRGMLWHGGGGFDEYLDTPEFLQACEAAIQAKTKGNPLLQGLHRLASEFLPEQVRQSAYYSALGQFWTVMSDIFLTLSDQYDQGKIQAIPEVVAHIKAGLVAAAGNPITYSVTIDNKQYDLIPKSAGLAFLMDVAVPYVEAIFFRGTPFLGTVSYNAQAQQISPEQSRFAYGALYADPLPVGGAGIPPTLLMQDMRHFIPEYLANYYRQGIRGEDDVRVQITQSFQKSMFCVTSAALQGLLPHAPNTSDPQEKAENQAFLASWMDRLMSSRLEVAQLPSR